A region of Lycium barbarum isolate Lr01 chromosome 1, ASM1917538v2, whole genome shotgun sequence DNA encodes the following proteins:
- the LOC132613783 gene encoding uncharacterized protein LOC132613783: MEIELAKCDCCGLKEECTVDYISEVKGNFEGKWLCGLCSEAVRDEVNRGKKQQFLEMEEAVKAHMSFCRKYKSNNPAVRVADGMKQMLRRRSGDLSKTSSSPSKKYTRSISTSQVGDEYSFSYY; the protein is encoded by the coding sequence ATGGAAATAGAATTGGCAAAGTGCGACTGTTGCGGGTTGAAAGAAGAATGCACAGTAGACTACATAAGTGAAGTGAAGGGAAATTTCGAGGGCAAATGGCTATGTGGTTTGTGCTCAGAAGCTGTTAGAGATGAAGTTAACAGAGGAAAAAAGCAACAATTTCTTGAGATGGAAGAAGCTGTAAAAGCTCACATGTCGTTTTGTAGAAAATATAAGTCTAATAATCCTGCAGTTCGTGTAGCTGATGGTATGAAGCAGATGCTAAGGAGAAGGTCAGGTGATTTGTCAAAAACTTCTTCATCTCCTTCTAAGAAGTATACAAGGTCAATATCCACATCACAAGTAGGAGATGAATATTCTTTCTCCTATTATTAG
- the LOC132642245 gene encoding folate-biopterin transporter 1, chloroplastic-like, whose translation MSVNVVMPENSVQQDNDDEPLLDSTNRKGDLLRTTSDEDSSSSTKTGPHGDKYHISSARCFGVELTPDNIAVAMVYFVQGVLGLSDLAVSFYLKDDLHLDPAETAVISGFSTLPWLVKPLYGFISDSFPLFGYRRRSYLVVSGLLGALSWFLMATFVDGKYGAALCILIGSLSVAFSDVVVDSMVVERARGESQSMSGSLQSLCWGSSACGGIVSSYFSGSLVDVYGVRSVFGVTALLPLITSAVALLVKEEPVYGPARGVSLGNGFFESSKSSIFQLWGAIKQPSVFLPTLFIFLFQATPQSGSAMFFFITNKLGFTPEFLGRVKLVTSIASLIGVALYNGFLKKVPLRKIFLVTTIIGSALGMTQVLLVTGLNRQFGISDEWFSIGDSLILSVLGQAFFMPVLVLAARICPLGMEATFFATLMSIANGGSTLGGLIGAGLTHMFGVTKNRFDNLALLVIVCNLSSLLPLPLLGLLPQDEPDSEENTDIEMTPY comes from the exons ATGTCAGTCAACGTTGTAATGCCGGAAAACTCTGTCCAACAAGACAACGATGACGAACCGTTGCTTGATTCTACAAACC GAAAAGGAGATCTCCTGAGAACCACTAGTGATGAAGATTCTAGTTCATCTACTAAAACTGGTCCTCACGGGGACAAATATCATATTAGTTCAGCCAGATGCTTTGGGGTGGAACTAACCCCAGATAACATTGCAGTTGCTATGGTATATTTTGTTCAAGGTGTCTTAGGCCTTTCAGATCTAGCTGTTAGCTTTTATTTGAAAGATGACCTACACCTAGACCCTGCGGAG ACAGCTGTGATATCTGGTTTCTCAACATTGCCATGGCTTGTAAAGCCGTTATATGGATTCATCAG TGATTCCTTCCCACTCTTTGGATACCGGAGAAGGTCATACTTGGTTGTATCAGGACTTCTTGGAGCACTCTCATGGTTTTTGATGGCCACCTTTGTAGACGGCAAGTATGGTGCTGCTTTATGCATACTTATTGGTTCTCTTTCTGTTGCTTTCTCAGATGTT GTTGTAGATTCTATGGTTGTTGAGCGGGCGCGTGGTGAGTCCCAAAGCATGTCAGGATCTCTTCAGTCACTTTGCTGGGGTTCTTCAGCATGTGGTGGAATTGTCAGTTCTTACTTTAGTGGCTCCCTTGTGGATGTTTATGGTGTGAG GTCCGTTTTTGGTGTAACAGCATTACTTCCATTGATAACATCTGCAGTAGCTCTACTTGTGAAAGAGGAGCCTGTATATGGCCCAGCAAGGGGTGTCTCTTTAGGCAATGGCTTCTTTGAGAGTTCAAAAAGTAGCATTTTCCAGTTATGGGGAGCTATTAAGCAGCCTAGTGTTTTTCTTCCCACGctatttattttccttttccaGGCGACACCACAGTCAGGTTCTGCTATGTTTTTCTTCAT aaccaatAAGCTAGGTTTCACTCCAGAATTCTTGGGCCGCGTTAAGCTTGTTACTTCAATTGCATCACTTATTGGTGTCGCGCTTTATAACGGTTTCTTAAAGAAAGTTCCTTTAAGGAAAATATTCCTTGTGACAACTATTATTGGTTCAGCTCTTGGGATGACCCAG GTTCTGCTGGTAACTGGATTGAACCGGCAGTTTGGCATTAGTGATGAGTGGTTTTCAATTGGGGATTCCTTGATCCTATCTGTTCTTGGTCAG GCTTTTTTCATGCCTGTTCTTGTATTAGCTGCAAGAATATGTCCACTGGGAATGGAGGCAACTTTCTTTGCAACACTTATGTCCATAGCCAATGGGGGAAGTACCCTTGGGGGCCTAATTGGTGCAGGTCTAACTCACATGTTTGGTGTCACCAAGAACAGATTTGACAACTTGGCTCTCCTAGTAATTGTCTGCAATCTCAGCTCCTTGTTGCCTTTACCACTACTTGGCCTTCTTCCTCAAGATGAACCTGATTCAGAGGAGAATACTGATATTGAGATGACGCCGTATTGA